From the genome of Vicia villosa cultivar HV-30 ecotype Madison, WI linkage group LG2, Vvil1.0, whole genome shotgun sequence, one region includes:
- the LOC131653683 gene encoding organic cation/carnitine transporter 4-like: MAAISSLSDDFLSPILSPPSKNEKICIDDMLQKYCGEFGKWQMKHFILTSLAWALQAFHSMVMIFTDREPDWKCVSGMECSAGGSVCSMSPESWEWIGGKTASTVSEWNLICGDKFKVGLVQAVFFVGCTIGAGVFGHLSDSYLGRKRSLTVVCALSAIFGCLTTLSPNYWIYVLLRLLTGFSSGAVGLCAFVLATEPVGPSKRGTAGLCTFYFFSGGIAILSGIAYIFQTWRTLYMVTSIPSILYIILVLPFISESPRWYLVRGRIKEATTLMATIASFNGNHLPEGVVLALDEEILNAKNETNDLDSVDAQAGSIVDVIRHPATRIRLILAVALNFLSSVVWYGLSLNVRNLETNLYMNVFLNAVSELPAFMLMAVLSVRFGRKPLTIGTMWFSGFFCFMGSLMSNVGVWKVIKMVCGILGIFGIAGTYNLLFIYTTELFPTVVRNTALGSTAQAVQMGAIVVPFVVVLGGWLPFGVFAGCGILGGIIAFYLPETLNMPLYDTFKGLEAGLA; this comes from the exons ATGGCTGCCATATCTTCTCTTTCCGACGATTTTCTTTCTCCAATCTTATCACCGCCGTCCAAAAACGAAAAGATCTGCATCGACGACATGCTTCAGAAATACTGCGGCGAGTTTGGAAAGTGGCAGATGAAACACTTCATTCTCACTAGTCTCGCATGGGCACTGCAAGCTTTTCACTCCATGGTTATGATTTTCACTGATCGGGAGCCTGATTGGAAGTGTGTTTCTGGTATGGAGTGTTCTGCCGGTGGAAGTGTTTGCAGTATGTCACCGGAGTCGTGGGAGTGGATCGGCGGGAAAACTGCTTCTACGGTGTCGGAATGGAACTTGATTTGCGGTGATAAGTTTAAAGTTGGACTTGTTCAGGCAGTTTTCTTCGTCGGTTGTACCATTG GAGCTGGAGTATTTGGTCACCTTTCAGACTCATATCTAGGAAGAAAACGATCTCTCACTGTGGTTTGTGCCCTAAGCGCCATATTTGGCTGCTTAACAACTCTCTCTCCTAACTATTGGATCTACGTCCTCCTCCGCCTCCTCACTGGTTTCAGCAGCGGCGCGGTCGGTCTCTGCGCCTTCGTCCTTGCCACCGAACCCGTTGGCCCATCAAAACGTGGCACTGCAGGTTTGTGCACATTCTACTTCTTCTCCGGCGGCATCGCAATTCTCTCCGGTATTGCTTACATCTTCCAAACATGGCGCACACTCTATATGGTCACCTCCATTCCCTCTATCCTCTACATAATCCTAGTCCTCCCCTTCATCTCCGAGTCCCCGAGATGGTACCTCGTTCGAGGAAGAATAAAAGAAGCAACTACACTCATGGCCACCATTGCTTCCTTCAATGGGAATCATCTTCCAGAAGGAGTTGTCCTTGCACTCGACGAAGAAATATTAAACGcgaaaaatgaaacaaatgatctTGATTCAGTGGATGCACAAGCTGGATCCATTGTCGATGTGATTCGCCACCCTGCTACACGTATTAGGTTAATTCTAGCTGTAGCTCTTAACTTCTTAAGCTCAGTGGTGTGGTATGGTTTAAGTTTAAATGTTAGAAATCTCGAAACCAACCTCTACATGAACGTGTTTCTGAATGCCGTTTCAGAGTTACCTGCGTTCATGCTAATGGCGGTGTTGTCGGTTAGATTCGGGAGAAAACCATTGACAATAGGGACAATGTGGTTTAGTGGATTCTTTTGTTTTATGGGGAGTTTGATGAGCAATGTGGGGGTGTGGAAAGTGATTAAGATGGTGTGTGGTATTTTAGGTATATTTGGAATAGCAGGGACTTATAATTTGTTGTTTATTTATACGACAGAGTTGTTTCCCACGGTGGTGAGGAACACCGCGCTAGGGAGTACAGCGCAGGCGGTGCAAATGGGGGCGATAGTGGTGCCTTTTGTGGTGGTTTTGGGTGGTTGGTTGCCGTTTGGGGTGTTTGCAGGATGTGGGATTTTAGGTGGGATCATTGCATTCTATTTGCCAGAGACATTGAATATGCCTCTTTATGATACATTCAAAGGATTGGAGGCTGGACTTGCATGA